The segment GCTCGCGCTCACCCTGCAGCCGAGCCATGCCCGGGAACAGCACCTTGTCCAGGACCTGGCCGAAGAGAGTCGCCGGGGCCGCCATCAGCTGGTAGGCACGCCCGTACAGCCCCAGGGCCTGCGGACCGAGCCGTGCCCCGACGACGAGGTTGTCCGCCTGGCCAGCCAGCTGGTTCGCGATCCGTGCCAGCGTGAACCCAACCCCGAAACGCAGCAGCTGGCGGGCGGCCTGCGGGTCCCAGGACGGCGCGCTAGGATGCGGCCGGCGGGCGCGCAGCAGCAGGGTGCGCAGGGCCGCCTGCGTCAACGACGCGGCGACCAGCGCCCAGACCCCAAGCCCGCGGTGCGCGAGGGCAATCGCCACCGCGGCGTACCCGCAGGTCCACGCGGTCACGTCGACGACGGCCAGGTCGCGGAACCGCATCTCGCGCTGAAGCAGGGCCTCTGAGACGACGGACAGCGCGGCGATCGGGAACAGCCAGGCCAGCGCCCGCAGGACCGGGGCCAGCTCCGGCATCTGCAACGAGGCGGCGATCAGGGGTGAAGCCGCCCACGTCAGGGACGCGACGGCCACACCGAGGGCCACGGAGAGCGTGAATCCGACCCGCAGGTGCGTGCCGGCCAAGTCCGGCCGCTGGACGATCGCCGGTCCGACGCCCAGTTGAGAGAAGACCGCAGACAGTCCTACGAACACCAGCGCGGCGGCGACGATCCCGAAGTCACGCGGCTGGAGCAGGCGGGCCAGGACCGCCAGGGTGGCGAGTTGCAGCGCCGCCTGGGCGGCCACGCTGGCGGAC is part of the Armatimonadota bacterium genome and harbors:
- a CDS encoding lipopolysaccharide biosynthesis protein, whose protein sequence is MSAEHRGTTARALDGMAWTSASVAAQAALQLATLAVLARLLQPRDFGIVAAALVFVGLSAVFSQLGVGPAIVQRPDLAGTHLRVGFTLSVALGVAVASLTWAASPLIAASLQMPELAPVLRALAWLFPIAALSVVSEALLQREMRFRDLAVVDVTAWTCGYAAVAIALAHRGLGVWALVAASLTQAALRTLLLRARRPHPSAPSWDPQAARQLLRFGVGFTLARIANQLAGQADNLVVGARLGPQALGLYGRAYQLMAAPATLFGQVLDKVLFPGMARLQGERERLATAYRRGVTLVGLLALPVSAGVVVLAPEIVAVILGPRWDDAVVPLQILAAGTLCRTSYKISDSLARATGAVYARAWRQLLYAAAVGGGAWLGSAWGLEGVAAGVLAAIALNFLLMAHLSLRLTGLRWTEFAAAHWPGLLAAGVVVGIVWPVAMLLRELETSPTLTIALAGAAALAGAGTVVRCLPGVVLGPDLRWAWRALSSYAASRGLRAASVGDGGYRA